The region ctctctgtgtggggGGTGGAGGTCTCGAAGCGGGTGTAGAAAGTGTTGAGGTCATCGGGCAGGCTGTCCGACGCACTGGTGATACTGGAGCTGTTCCTGTAGTCTGTGATGTGCTGCAGGCCCTGCCACATGTGCCTGGAGTCAGTAGAGGAGTAGAAGCcatccagcttctctctgtaaAGCTCACCTCATCTGAAAGGGTCTGTTACTTGGGAGGATGCGTGTTGAGACCGTCTCACTTTCACACCACTGGTTGTTATACTGTGGTGCATTGGTGCTTCTGTCAAGTGTGCCGTTCTGAATTCTGCTGTTGTAGCCACAGTTGAAAAATACCAGAAATGGGAGTAGAAGTAGGAATCAGAACACTGTTCAAAGGTTTCCCTGTTGCGAAGTTCCACCTGTGGAAAAAGATCCAATTAAGCAGCTGTGCAGTTGGAGGCGAAGGATATTTCTGTAAATAACATTTCTGTTGATTTTAGCAAACACACCAGTTATATCAGCCTTTTTAACAAGGATCACCAAGGATGACAAATTTAGTTAAAGGTAATTTCTTagattttcttaaataaaaaaaaaacaataacaataatataatattgtaaTCAGTCAGTTAAGTCACTCCTCAGATCCTGAGATGAAGAAggtaaaagaaaacaggagagaaaaccacaatgacaacaataagaataatgtTAGTCTGAATTATGCTCATCCAGTCCTGTTACAATGTCAGATATGCTGCCGTAAATTACTGATCTCCAGAAAACTGAAGAAACATTGCAGCTAATTGGGATCCGAGCAAAGAATAAAGAACAAAGTTATTAATCCCACTGCAGTTTTCTTTAATCCACGAGCAGACTATCGTTTAGTAAGCATATAGTAATCACAGAAAGGTTTTAAAACATCGAATTAGAGGAAGAGCAAGAATGAAAGCAGGAATCAAAAACGTTACGCCAAAAACTCGTGCTGAGGTCTGATTAAAATAATCTCCactaatgaaaaatgttttttctttgggTTCCTACCATCGAACAGTTACATACAAATATATTAGAGACTTTCAAGGTTTGTACTGTTTGAGAAAAGAagatctcatctcatctcattttctataacgcttatccgtcagggtcgcgggggagctggagcctatcccagctgactttgggcgagaggcagggtacagcctgaactggttgccagccaatcacagggccacatacagagacagagaacctttcacactcacactcacacctacggacaatttagagttaccaattaacctaatgtgcatgtctttggattgtgggaggaagctggagaacccggagagaacccacgctagcatggggagaacctgtaaacacacagaaagacctcgGGTTCAAACCAGTTtgaattttgtattttcagtgtaCCCAAAGGTAAATTAAAAAATGGAGGTAAAATAGATAGAAAACatagtaaaaagaaacaaaatcagcTAAAATACATTCAATAGATGGTAAAAACTGCTACTGAAGTGAATACAAAATGTTCTATATTATATTAGAACAATCAAAATAGCAATAATACTAATGATAAGTGAtaacatttaacaaataaacatattcacACATTATCTATAACGCCTGTTGCACATCAGTAAACGTTGCATCTCTCACCCTAAATGTCCCATCAGGGTTTCTTCCTTTGTAGGAGAAGGTCATGGTTCCCCCAAGTAACTTGACACCGACACCCCAGagaccaggagcagcagaagcaCCGCTGTGACGGCCATGATGCCTCAAACTCACCTCTGTCTCCTGCTGCGCTCACATCCACCTGCTGCACCTTATATATGCTGACAGGTTGGCCAGTGAAGCTGCCAACAGTCCTGCCACATGTAATGGCATGCCCACTATGTGTCAGAACAATAGGCCATCTGCAAAACTGGTTTCACTGAACAAATAAACTGAAAGTATTTCATACTTGATACTCTTTGAACGTACTCTTGTCACGTCAAATGTTGGGAaatgaaggagaggagtggacgtcctttggacaaatcccaatttattgaggcactgaaaattttttgttgtggtttacctaccactgttgttagattttctttcaataaactgtttaaaatgaagaaattaccattgtagaccatggtttagactatgtggggggagaccatggtttagactaggtggggggagaccatggtttagactaggtgggggagaccatggtttagactaggtgggggagaccatggtttagaccaggtggggggagaccatggtttagactaggtgggggagaccatggtttagaccaggtggggggagaccatggtttagaccaggtgggggagaccatggtttagaccaggtggggggagaccatggtttagaccaggtgggggagaccatggtttagaccaggtggggggagaccatggtttagactaggtgggggagaccatggtttagaccAGGTGGGGGGAGACCACCTAGTCTTTAGGCTTTATGCCACGGCAAACAGGTCCTAGGTGACGGgggtccgacctcctgtgggcccaccaccctCAGAGGGTGGTATGTGGAACGGGCGGCAGTGGAGGCAGAGTGCCCTGGCAACCCGGGCTTCGGAAACAGCCtctagctgtagggacatgTCTCCTCGCTGGGGGGTAAGGAGCtggagcttgtgcgggaggctgagaggtaccggctagatatagtcgggctcacctccactcagagcttgggctctggaacccagctcatcaagaggggctggactctccatttctctggcgTTGCCCAAGGTGTGTGGTGGCGGGCTGGTGTGGACTTGCTTATAGCACCGCAGCCCAGtcgccatgtgttggagttcaccccggtgaacgagagggtcgcgtccctgcgccttGGGGTTGGGGACAGGTCTCTTACTGTGGTTTCGGCCTATGAACAGAGTACctggccttcttggagtccctgggaggggtgctggatggtgctcCGACaggggactccattgttctaatgggggacttcaacgctcacgtgggcagcgacagtgagacctggaggggcatgattgggaggaacggtctccccgatctgaacccgagtggtgttctgttgttggaactctgtgctagtcacagattgtccataacgaacaccatgttcgaacacaagggcgtccatcggtgcacgtggcaccaggcTGGAGGTCGTTGATCGACTTCGTTGTTGCGTCATCTGACCTCCATCCGTGTGTtttggacactcgggtgaagagaggggctgagctgtcaactgatcatcacctggtggtgagttggatccgctggcaggggaggaagccggagagacttggcaggcccaagcgtatcgtgagggtcCGTTGGGAACGTCTGGTggaacccgctgtcgctgcggATTTCAATTCCCACCTCCAGGAgagcttctgtctgtttttattgatcctACTTCCgctggaagtaagggatgccatcaagctgaagaaggagtcctactGGGCCTTGTTGGCTCgtggaactcctgaggcagctgacgggtaccggcaggccaagcgtgctgcagctCGGACGGTAGCtgaggcaaaaactcgggcctgggaggagttcggggaggccatggaggagaaCTACCGGTCGGCCTCaaggaaattctggcaaaccgtccggcgtctcaggagggggaagcagttCTCCgccaacactgtttacagtgcgGGTGGGGGactgttgacctcgactggggatgtcatcgggcggtggaaggaatactttGAGGATTTCCTCAATCCCACtgccaggtcttccattgaggaggcagaggctggggaccCGGAAGTGGACTCGTCCATCACCCAAACCGAAGTcaccgaggtggtcagaaagctcctcagTGGCAGGGCACCGGGGGTGGAtgagatccgccctgaatactTTAGTCTCTGGATGtgcagggactgtcttggttaacacgtctctgtaacatcgcctggtGGTCGGGGACAATGCCTCCGgagtggcagaccggggtggtggtccctctttttaagaagggggaccaGAGggtgtgttccaactatagggggatcacacttctcagcctccccgggaaagtttattccagggtactggagaggaggatatgGCCGATAGTCGAACTTctgattcaggaggaacaatgccGGTTCCGTCGTGGAACACCGGACCAGCgccacactctccatcgggtgctcgagggttcatgggagtttgcccaaccagtccacatgtgctttgtggacttggagaaggcattcaACCGTGTATCTCGTGtcatcttgtggggggtgcttcgggagtatggggtccggggccctttgttAAGGGCTGTCtggtccctgtacgaccggagtaggagtctggttcatATTGCCGGCAGtgagtcagacctgttcccggtgcatgttggactccagcagggctgccctttgtcaccggttctgttcattatttttatggacagaattttCTAggctgagccaaaaggcaaagctccCGATTTACTGGTCAATCTATGTTCCTACCtccacctatggtcatgagctttgggtcatgaccgaaaaAACGAGATCACGGATACAAacggccgaaatgagtttcttCCGCAGGGTGGCTGggctcctcacccttagagatagggtgaggcTGAGCAAAAGGTggaattattaaaaatataatggctgttttacTTAATAGAAACATGAATGTGGATAATTTATATttgatgtgtgttaatgtgaataaaagcaaatatgtaAGAGAATGCCCATTTTTATTGATCCATTAAGGAAGTGTTTCATTAACCAACATAGACTTCAAACAAActtacacacagaaatgattaTGATTGATTATGGCAACACAAttttgtaacacaaaataatagtTGTGAAGCTAAATTCCCAGACACCATAAGTGAAGAATCACCCAGCAGCTGCAGTACCAGGCGATCATGCTGTCACTGTCTCATATAAACATCTAAAcctcctctttcagctcataCAGATCCAACTGcagacattcatttaaatgtgaccaCAGGTTGTCACACGAACAACTAATACCCAATAAGTGACAGTAAAACAATCCAAATATGCATTCAGAGGTAATGAAAGTAGAAGTGGTGGTCTGCAGGTGCTGCTGTCTTAGCTTTTAAACACAGGCAGAGGTTGGTATCTAACCCTTGACACTCTGGTTTTGTACACCACCACCCCACAGATCATGCCGACCGCTGCGAGAAGACATCCGGCGATGAAAACCAGGTTCAGATCCACGTTCACCACTGGACAAGAGAGAAGCACAGTTTGAATTCGATCTTGTCTCAAAGTGTAAGCGGGACTCAAACGGGCCAGAAAACTCCCTGTTTTCATACCTGGGCTTTCGGTGCGCTCTGCTGATCTCCTCAGGCGCAGGGGACCCTGGGAAATGAGGTGCCTGGCTGTCTGGGTGACGGCTTCTCTCTTCCCGAGGCGACCACCTGACCGTGGGGAGTTGATGCATCTCTGGGAGCACCTTTCTTTGGGTGCCCCTGCTTCACACATGAGCACCAAGCAGTTGATgtacacctgaacacaacagacCACAAAACATCAAACCTCACACAGTGTCAGTGGAGTCACTGAACGGGCTAAATAGACCACATGAGGAAGGTGACAGCTGAAAGACATTAGAGGTGTTTGAGTCGCCTAATGAAAGTGACGCCTCTGTGCGGCTGATGAACATATGTGGCCTTCAAACAGGCCTGAAGATTCCTAAAATTTCTTTTTCTGGTCATTAAAATAGCCGCAGACGGTCTCAGGGAATCAATTTAACAGTCTGACAAAACTTAGATTAAATCCCACAGCAAAAAACATTACAGGTCAAAAACTGTggatttccttttcttttatgCTGATTGTGCAGCACTTTGAATCAACTGCTGTCTTTTGGCATAAACACTCTTGAGGATGTTTAATCTCTGATGTGTTAAGTGTTTAGTGCAAAGATGCGTTTCACATTGTGAGTTGTGAGAAACATTAAGCCTCTAATAATCAGACATGTCGGAGTCACTTGTTCCAGTCTAAACACTTTCTAAACCCATTCTTTACCTGGTCGTGCAAGCCGATGAACTTGAAGGCCTCCATGCTGAACTTGAATTGTTTCTGATGGCTGGAGTGGATTTGAACTGTTGAGTCCACCGCACACCTAGTGAGAGCACAAATAAGAGACTTTACACATGGATGGAGGTATTAACATTGTAAGGAAAAGTAAGTGAGTCATTGATGTTTACATCCAGGGGGAGATAATCATATACCTACCCGTCCTCAATGATGGAGTAGGTCGGCAAGTTGTTGGGGTTGTTGTAAGGTGCAGCTCTGCAGGACTCCACAGACAGATCGGTGGTGCTGAGCTGAGAGGAGGCCTTGATCTTCATGTAAATCCTGCTCCCTACATCGTACTCCAGAGGGTATGAGCTCGGATCAATCTTGGTCCTGAACTTGTCATCTGGGTAGAACTCAAACTGGTAGGTGAAGGTGCCCAAGCCTTTCTCCCACACGGTGATGTTCTCCCTGTGTGCGATGAAGCCCAGGGACACGTTCCCATGTTTGGAGTACTGGCACTTGAACTTAACCTCCACCAGGTGCTTTCTGGTGATGAGATCTCTGCTGTTGTCAACTGTCGTGATTTCATTCTTGAAAATGAGGTTTTCATTGTCTTCCTGCAGAGGGAAAAGTGATCAGTCCTCACACAGCCAATGACAAAgtaaatgagagaggagagcagtggGTGAGGAAGTACCTCCATCTGAGTACCACACGCGTTGAGGGGGACGTCGGCGATGACGTAAGTGCTGTCGGAGTTTCGCTTGAGGCTGCAGGCGGTGCTGGGGTCACTGAGCCGCAAATGATCTATACGGTGTCCAGAGAATGAAGAATTCTTAACCTCGACTCTCATTGTGGACTCACCGCAGATCACATTGGCTTCGACTGGAACAAGAGGCACACATGCAGCGTGTCatgtatgaataaaaacacatcatgctGAAAGGAGGTGTAGTGGAAATCTATACATTATCTATACCTTACCTATACATTATCTATACATTTATCTATATTGTGTTTTCATATCACTTGTGTAATGATGATTTGATATAACTCTGATTACTTGGGTTATTTGAGACCCTGGGTGAACTTTGTGTTTCCTGGAATGGTGTTGGTGATGATCCATAAACAATAAGTTGCGAAAGCAGAACTCTCCGGAACCTTGAGATGCTCCTTTTGACCATAATAGgaaaggatggaggagaaggGGGTGGATCCCCCAGTATGGGATAAAAAAACCATGCAAGGATTTGTAAAGTGTGAGAGCGTCTTTGGTGGGTCTTCTGTTCAATTCAGGATTACCTGGCTCTCATTCTCCTACTGCCTCTATCATCTACCTGCAGGTAACGTACTTTATTCCACCTGTCTATTAAATATGTTCAACCATTGTAATATCATTGAATACATGTTAAACATATTATTGGATTGAATTAGTTGGTGTGTCATTATTGTTTGCCACCACAGAATTTGGCGTCACGAATTTGGTAGGAACCGGATTGGGACTGGCTTTGGACTGGCGACCGGCATCTGTAGGCTCTCTTTTCGTCACAGACAATTTTTCAACAGGCCTGGTGGGGGTTTTCCCttttgataaaaagaaaaacttggGATATTGTCTGTGATTGAGGGAGGTAGCTGAGAGATGCTGGTACAGTGAATTTAGCAGACAAAATATTCCAAATTCAGATTCTAATTTGGCTCTCCTCCAAGTATCTGTGAGGGGGAAACGTTTTGGAGTTGTGTGGGTGGAACAGAGTACATAGCTTTTAACATTTCTGGGCTTTTACTAACTGcatgtgtttctgagtgtgctTGTGAGTGTGAAGGGGGGAGtcataggtgagtgtgtgtttgtgttatgtgtgtCGTACGTCAGTAACGACACTAGAGAGCAGTCCATTGAATACGTAAATTATGGTGTGAAGTATGTATCTGGAAGTCGGTTTGGTTCCTCTAAAGTGTTCGGGCTGTTGAGACTGCACGCGTATGTCGTTGTTCCGGTGGGTGTACAGCGGATTTGGCCCACAAACGGGGCATCAGGCCGGCTGGGTTTGAGCactctatatttttctttttttgttttgacagcgGCTGATGCCACAAAGAGCAGGGGGAAAGCTCGTTGCTGTAGGGAACAACTTCTACGCGCCCTGTGTGGGTTCTGATTACAAAATAGGGGTGTCTTTGAAGTTTGGCTACTAAAAAGTGGCTTAAGGCCATAAATTCGACACACAGGTTAATGTATGTTGGACTATATGGCGGAAGCTTAGGACTGGCCTGCCTCTGTAGTAGCAATAGTGTTCCTTTGCGAAGGAGCGGTCCACGGGGTGtgataagagagaaaaagccCACTTAAGCGCTTtgtctgtatgtttatgtgtcctgtgaaatatatatatatgcatgtatataggTTTTGATAAGTGTTGTGTagctctctgtctcagtgtgttcTGGTGTTGGTGTTtgcttgaatgtgtgtgtgtgatgtgtcagTGGTGGATGTGAGTGGAGGCTCTGGCTCCATGAgtagagaggagagaaataaaagagtgCATGCTTGCTGTCCTgtatgtctctctcttcatgtctATgcccgaaagccgaatatccctggctttttgtgagtagtgtatataaaaaaaggagtttttt is a window of Pempheris klunzingeri isolate RE-2024b chromosome 1, fPemKlu1.hap1, whole genome shotgun sequence DNA encoding:
- the LOC139201957 gene encoding ZP domain-containing protein-like, whose product is MRVEVKNSSFSGHRIDHLRLSDPSTACSLKRNSDSTYVIADVPLNACGTQMEEDNENLIFKNEITTVDNSRDLITRKHLVEVKFKCQYSKHGNVSLGFIAHRENITVWEKGLGTFTYQFEFYPDDKFRTKIDPSSYPLEYDVGSRIYMKIKASSQLSTTDLSVESCRAAPYNNPNNLPTYSIIEDGCAVDSTVQIHSSHQKQFKFSMEAFKFIGLHDQVYINCLVLMCEAGAPKERCSQRCINSPRSGGRLGKREAVTQTARHLISQGPLRLRRSAERTESPVVNVDLNLVFIAGCLLAAVGMICGVVVYKTRVSRLDLYELKEEV